In Clupea harengus chromosome 12, Ch_v2.0.2, whole genome shotgun sequence, the sequence CAGGGTTCTGACCTCACCTGCCCTTCCcctgagagaggaggtgtgggtTATTCAGACTTCATCACTGCATCtcgtagtagtagtaacagtagtagtagtggtagaagtagtagtagtaatagtagcagtagttgttgtagtagtactaacagtggtagtagtagtagcagcagcagtaacagtagtagttgtagtagtagcagtagtatttgtagtagtagcagtagctgcagcagtagtagcaatagtagtagcggtagtagtagcagtagaagCAGCCGTAGAATATGCAAATATGCAAAGTATGAGACAGTGTTCAGTAATGTTTTAATACAGGCCATGTGAGGGCCTTTTATGTAAGCTGTGGCGTTTACTTTGGactggtaatataaacaaatgcgttctctgtctttttgtctccgtcttcatctctccctctcatctctgtctctctctccccttctctctctccctttctctctctctgtaggtctCTGATGGAGAAGCGTATGGCTGCATGTGTGAACATTCTTCCCCGCACCGCCACCATGTGAGTTCTGCCAGCATGCCTGACCCAGTGACCTTTGATCTCTAACTCCGAACCGAGTTGGGCCCCTTTAGTCACCCTATACTGTTGTACTTAGCTGAAAGCCTTCCACTGCCAGGGTGGTTTTGGCAGAGGGAGAACACTGATTACAAGTGGACCAGTCTTTGTGTCTTTAACACCACCATGCTCTGTGGGTCAGCTGAAATGAATAGAAGTCAATGAGCTAGTCCATTTCCACACCATGAACATTCAGATTCAGACTGAGAGAACATTTTGCCTGAGCAGGAGGGAACAGCCCCACACGTGTGCCATTAGTGCCCCATGTTTAATACCCCTAAATTATTTTTTACCCCTTCAATATAATACCCCCAAGACCACCTGCCCCTGCTCTGCACGTCCGACGGCACTTATTAGTGGCGCTCTTCCACTCTTGGAGAACCAACCCTCCCTGGAGCCCATTAAGAGTATTATTGTTACTGCACTGACTTTCAGCAGGCGTGCTCAGAGCAGGGGAGATGGTTACTCCACTGACTTTAATCATTtgtttcaacaacaacaacaacatcaattgTTGAGGTGCCAGCTGAGCCTCAGAAGTACAggagaggaagaacacacaaacactgttggGCTGAGATGGGAGGGAGCTCACAGGTTGGCAGAATAAGTCAGGGTCTCAGTTTCCTCGACTCCGTTTCCACGCTAGGCCAAAGATAGACACGCCCGCGGTAAGAGCTTTGGCTCGTGACGTTGGAGTCGTCAAGTTGTTGGAATAGTAATGACCCTGTTTCCAGCCTTCCCGGCGAGCAGGGCACTCATGCAGAACCAATTTACTTTTTTTGCTGTCCTTAACtctgggaaagagagacaacatAATCACCATAAGCACTGTTGTGTAACGTCTGCTTTAACTGTAAGGACCTCAGAGACAGCGGCTGTGTGCTGATGTTGTGACACCCCCACAATGGCATGATTTCagccacccaaccccccccccacctccctctctttatgtCCTCCTGTCCTGATGATGTTATTTGTCGTtgtcccccaccctcccctcacTCAGGTACTACTGGAAGGGTGAGATCCAGGATGCCACAGAGATCCTGTTGGTAAGTATCCCTCCACCTGTCATTCACAAAGGACAAGACAATGTCACATGGGAGGGGTCACTGCTCTAAAATGGCACTTTTTTTGCTACGCTCAgtgaacaatgtttttttttgtttgtatatgtttgtgttgatgtgatgTTAATGTTAACTTGTTCTCAGGGAACATCCCCAGAGTGCTGCACATCatggttgtgtagtgtgtgtggtgatctgTGGTTTCTCATGGTGTGCCTCCTCTCTGTTTTAGCTGGTGAGGACACGCACCTCTATGGTCCAAAGCCTCACTGAATACGTAAGGTGAGTGCAGTGCTGgtccaccccccacctcacccccctgTGCACAACATTGCTCAACAGTCATGGCTTCCAGCATTCAGACTCTGCAGAAGAAGAATACCTGATTTTCTGCTTTGTAAAGTTCTAGAGACTAGTTAATAGAACTAGCTTTTTAAAGTTCTAGAGGCTAGTTAGTAGAACTCTGTTCTTCTTGTGTTCAGTTTGAAAATGaggcatttaatgaagaaaaATGTTAAATTGTTTGTGTAATTCATATGCATTTAGTAATTTTTTAATTGACTAAttggatgtttgtttgtttggttgattAATTGTTTGATCAGTTCATTGATTGGTTAAGCTATTGGTTGGTTTAGATGATGGAAGAGTTGCTTCATTGAgtaattgattaattgattgatttttttttttttagatctatCCATCCCTATGAGAACCCTGAGCTTCTCAGTTTCCCAGTGGAAGATGGCAGCCTGGACTACATGGCATGGATAGACGAGGCAGTCCCAGACAGTCCCTATATCCCTACCTGATCCAGGGGGTGAAGCCTTGCATTGGCACTGGCATAGAAGATTCCAGAActcccccgccacccccccacccccccacccccccaccccacatccCTAGCTTATCCAGGATGTTGTAAACCTGGGAGTGCCAGTGGCACAGAAGATTCCAGAACTCAGCATCCTCTCTTCACCTGATGCCAAAAGTTCACCCACCCTGTGAACCTTGCGGTGTCACTGGCACAGAAGATTCCAGAACTCAGCGCCCggcgcgcccccccccccccccccccccccatcctcaccTCATGATTTGGGCACAGAACCTTCTAGAACTCTATGTGGAATGGTGCAACACGGTACTTTGGGCAATACTGTGGTTTCTGCTGCTAAGAGTCACTCCAAAGCAGGTTCACTTCGCTGCTCATGGCCTCATGTCTCTTACCTGCATGCCCTCCACTCACCCTACTGAGTCAGCAGATCACACTCTATGCATTCTATACATTCTACACATTAACATTCTGATGTTATGGCCCTTTTATCACATGCAGTAGATTGGttgaaaggaaaaacaaacaaacactccatCTGTGtatattttaagtatttttattaaaattttTATTCAAGAAATTTCAATTATAAGCTCATTAAATGTTGGTCTTTTAGCCAGAGGCTATAAAACATTAGTCTGAATATCAGTCATATTGGAAGTTAATTTGCATTTGCCAAAAATATTTGCCTGTTGCTGTCAGGAATGCCTCGCCTTGTTTTCAGTCACGGAAGAACGCTTGTGCCAGATAAGAGCCATCAGGGCAAGACTCCAACAACAGGCTGTCACAGTATTTGGGTAGCGCTGTGAGGTCATCAGGTTGGGACACCAACAATAGCCTATCACAGCATTTGGGTAGCGCTGTGATGTTGTCAAGGCAAGGTGCCAGCATCTTGAATTGGACTTTGACATGCTTAAAACACCTTGGTATTTTAGTTTATATATTGGCTAATTATGATGTTCATTAACTTTTATTGCAGTTTCAGATGTCAGTACTGCCATCTTGGTTCACTGGTTCTCATTTGATTCAAAGTTGACCAACAGTAACTACTATTTGCACTTATTTAAACTGCAGTTTCGTGAGCAGTCAAGCCAttcctgagtgtgtgaggataCAGGCTGGAAACTGAAAATAAAGCTTTCTCCTTTTTTGCTTAATGCTATTTAAACTCTCCTGTAAGTCTTTAACCGCTCAGGTGCACCTCTCTCTGGGTCCCCTGGTGGCTTCCTCCAGCATTTTCTCTCTAAACACCTCATTTTGACTCTCACCCATTTGTCattgttgtgttctgttctgttttttgagtttgcaaatgtatttgttgtTCATAGTTTATGGTACCAAAGAATGTTGTTGAAGAGGACTGGCCATAAAAAACAGCCATTGTTGACTGACTCAAATGCTCTAATATTTGCAGCATATTTGGAAATTCCTTTCACATTAATGGAATACCTTTTTACATTGAATGCAATGTAGGGTATTTTATTAGAAGGGTATTTTGTTGAATGGTTTGTTTGTACTTCAGGATGGTTGAAAAATAACTGCTGTTGTAATCTCAAAATGTGGAATGCTGTGCTATGCCTGCTGAATggatatatttttatttagaaataaaaaataactttttAAACCGTTTACAGTGGAGAGAAAATAAGGAGTTTTAATACGTAAAATGTTCATTCTGTCCCAAGCTGACCTTAACCGAAGAGCAGATGTTTAGAGGACAAAGCTTAAAACCTGAAATCTGACCCAGTATGTCCGTGTTACGGATCAACACTATAAAAAGGAGGAGCAATTTTGACCCTATTTCTGATCTTTGAGTGTCACCCAGAAACCCTTCCCTTGTGCAACAGTGTTCAGTGGTTCCCCCTTGAAGCTGCTGAAATGAAGAGTGGTGCAATGAAAGGCGCATGAAAGCAACCACTGGATAAATATTTACCATGAAGGCGTGCGCGcgcatgtctgcgtgtgtgtgagtgagtgtgtgtgtgtgctcaccctgGTATGACtgcgtgtttgtatgagtatctgtgtgtcgGTCTCTGTATGACACTACatgtcactgtgtgtatgtgtgtgtatgcccccCGTGAAGATTTTGTATTTTTGCACGCTGACTTTCTCTACTTGTCTGTGTATggtgagcacaaacacacactccataatCTAAAGATCTTTCCTGCATTCCTAGACCATATAGGGCTGCCTACCTACCTGCCTAACCAGCTGTTGTGCTGATTCTGGTTTGCCATATAAGGCTGCATGTCCTGCTACCTATCTGCTGTTTTGCTCTTATTGGTGTAGTAAAgggacacagtccactgtgATATAAACACCATCTGTAAGACTCGTGCATGGATGCGACATGCGACATGCGACCTGACAGCGTTTCTGGAAACCTCTCCTTCCGATGTTCACCATTAAATCTGACCAAACTCCAGCCTGAGGGTGTccgtgattttttttgtatgttcttCCATTCCAAGAGCACACCCAGtattactgagtgtgtgtgtgtaggcgcaTAGCAGGGTGTGTCACACTGTGAAACATTGTGTTGGAGAGATGCTTCATTTAACAAGCATCTCCTACCGTTGGCATTTGTTAGGTCAGGCTTGCCTGCACTTGTTTTCCTCGAGGTGCGTGTCCTGAGGGAGATTTCAAGCCCATTTTCCTTTGAGTTCACAGCCACTGGAGACATGGAGCCAGACACCCTGATCTCTCTGGTACACAAGGCTGTGTGGAGTCGGACTGTTTTTATTTGTCCAggacagaaatacattttcagaCATTTGGAAACTCAGTAGATAGTGCTGTagtttgtttatcttttttgGTTTTGAGCAACACCTCCCAAACCTCCTGCaatactatctctctctcagacacacacacacacacacacacacacacacacacacacacacacacatcccctctccaTTTCTGGCAGTTTTGGCACTTACAGATGGATCAGTGCCCAgtgcatctctctccctctctctccctctttctctctctgattatTTGGCACTGGTTGAATCTGTATTCAGAGGCTGGGCTGCACTGAAGCTGTGGTGTGAGCCGCCTGGCGAGCCGATTTCCGCTGAGCACAAAAGAAGTGCAGACGCGGGGAAGTGCTCTTTGGCCCCCCAGGATTTAGTCAAATCCATCCACAGCGCCGGGACAATGCCAGCAGAGCCACAAACACACCGGGGGGACCTGTTTTAGTTTTCATGTCgcaacacacctgcacacactttcaccgaCAAAGAGGACAAAGCACACTTGGTTActtttgttgttgcttttttgCAGTTGATGTGTGGGTGTAATGGTCATTAGCTGTCTGACTTTCCCTTTCCATTGTAGTTTACAGGACACAGAAAAGACCTGTTTTATACTTTCAACCACTAGAGGGTGACATTGAGACATGCAAACGGTTGCGAAGCCATTGTGAGTTTCATTTAGATTTCTAAAAAGGCATCATACAGGCATCAGTCCTCATCACCCAAgaatactgaacacacacaggagttggtctatttttttatgtgaatttgggcacacttacacacacacatgcatgtagaGGCAGGAGTTGGtatagtttctctctctctctgtctctctatcacgcacacacacacacgccatcttTCTTgatctctccttctgtgtgtgtgtgtgtgtgtaaataagccATTTACTCCAGCTGCCACCAAACCCTCATCACCCTGTATCATTAAAGGCTAGACTAGCCCCCTGGCCAGTGGTTGTGCACAACATGTGACTTTACCAGAACAGCCTGCTGGTTACTTTACTGCTAAATAAATGCAAGAATGGTCCTTTCAGGCACGTATGATGGACGATCTCATTAGTGcctaattttgtgtgtgtgtgtgtgtgtgcgtgtgtgcgtgtgtgtatgtgtgtgtgcgtgtttgtgtgtgtgtgcgtgtgtgtatctacgtACATGCAAGCATTAGAGTATTTGTGTATACACaacaatttgtgtgtgttagaatgagtagtgtgtgtctatatatgtttAAAGCAGTGACTtttagagagtgtgtatatgcataATATTCGTTTcttataaaacaaaaacattagtTTTCTTCAATGAAATCACTGCTATTTCTGTTACAGCATCATAAAACAATATAGTAAAGATTGGAACTCCCTCAGTCTTCTGCTGCTAGTCTGAATGACATACATGTAGACTACATCATGCTTCACTCATACCAGAATGACATACATGTAGACTATATCACGCTTCACTCATTCCAGAACGATGTACCCAATTcctgccaatcaacacattgcatcAGGAGCATCGAAGAAAGGGGTGTGatttaattggctgttgagctcaaatatcaacaaccttttgccagaattgtgGACTGTGTCTTTAAACTGTGGGCCTGTACCAGTCAATGCAGATAGGATGGGATTAGTGTTGACATTCAGTATTTGTCTTGTGTGGTTACcatcatgtgttattatttgaACCTAATGAGATAAATACACTGGACCTGGAGCTATTCCATATCAAGAAGGAGGTTGCTTTGCCAGACAGTCTGTGTGGGGCCGCTTTTGATGAAACACTTTCAGTGCCAGCGTGTAGCTGTGCTGCCTAGCAGTGTTGCTGGTCAAAACCAGCAAGAGGAAAATATGGCAAATAAGCTTTTTATAGAGTGACACACCCTCCCTCTATTACAGTGTTACAGGCTGTCATCTGAGcctaatgtgtctgtgtgtgagtgtgtgtgtgtgtgtgtgtgtgtgtgtgtgtgtgtgtgtgtgtgtgtgtgtgtgtgtgtgtgtgtgtgtgtgtgtatgtgtgtgtgtgtgtgtccgtgtttccTAAAGCAAATTACAATCGCCTTGGGAGCAGTAATTAAGAGCACGCGGTCACAATGTGCATGCTCACGCGGCGCGCCATAATAAATACAGGATGAAATGAAAGTGACGTATTAATTATGCTTGtatggagcgcacacacacacacacacacacacattaccttttGCCAGTCATCAGTGTTTCGTTAACAACCTTCTGCTCAAGAGAGCAATCGCCCATTTTAAAGTGATGGTTGCTATGGGCCGTGCATTTGTTGCATTTCTTTACTATATCAAAGCTAGATTATGCAGGCTACTGCAGAGGCCCGATTCATTCTTGTAGAAAATCAAGTCATGAGCACCAAAATGAAGACCGGCAAGGCTTTAGGGTTAGGCTTTAGGGTTAGGCCTAGGCAACATTGCATTACTTTTGGTCATTAGGTTCTTTGGTGATGCAGTATGTCAGTGAATGTACTGAGCTCCCAACATTGTGTGTACTAATGTTtcttttaatatatttttaacATTTAGGGGTCCAAGCAGCAAAGGTCCTCGGATGTTGTTCATCCGATTTTCCCCAAATGTGGTAATTTACAGACATCTACAGACCAtgctgccaaaaaaaaaaacatttttggattTTTGTTTGTCAAACCATTTCAAAGTTATACATCAATCAAATTTGAAGGTGTGGCCCATAATGATTCTACAGCCAATATCTTCTGATGTACATGTCCAAACGTAACCAAACTTGGTAAACACAATAACTATAACATTCTTTGGATGTGTGCCAAATTATATCCATAAGGGGCTGACACAATTCAAGAACCGCGTTAGCTAGGATTATGACATTTGGTATGCTTATACTTGGCTACATTGTCTAACATCTTCTAAAGCTCCACTCAACTCTTTCACTAAAATGACCGCCAACGGCCAATGAGATTTCAGCAGTCAATAAGCCTGTGTGAATTGTGAAAAGGCAGCCCCTCTTTTCCACCAACAGGCCTGACAGGCTGACACTACCTGCAACATTTAAACTGATCACCACTTTTTTACTACACGCaacaacacagaaacacgcacacacgcatccatGCACCACCTGgtaatgtttggaatgtagcGCGGTGCCGgctgtcgctaccggatggtagtcctctacccgatagtagtcccgcacatcgcgcatgctcagacacaaacggtttacggcagaaggctcaacgtcaacatatggggctgtcttaacgcataatgtgggtatattttaatgtaatatttaattattaaaagt encodes:
- the zgc:63972 gene encoding protein CutA homolog, with amino-acid sequence MAFIHSGKMDWWYQRCPKDSTSHTVSRPGYMLIVGGLLLMLALYPVLKTLSIQLHSALTGSYVAGHHSVILINCPNEQVAKDIGRSLMEKRMAACVNILPRTATMYYWKGEIQDATEILLLVRTRTSMVQSLTEYVRSIHPYENPELLSFPVEDGSLDYMAWIDEAVPDSPYIPT